A genomic region of Dactylococcopsis salina PCC 8305 contains the following coding sequences:
- the ltrA gene encoding group II intron reverse transcriptase/maturase: protein MNTDNRCIKWGDIDWHEVERVVYKLQKRIYKASRRGDVKAVRRLQKLLVKSWSAKVLAVRRVTQDNQGKKTAGVDGVKSLSPVARMKLVNNLKLSSKVKPTRRVKIPKPNGEERPLGIPTMYDRALQALVKLALEPEWEAVFEPNSYGFRAGRSAHDAIRAIFDAIRYKPKYVLDADISKCFDRIDHERLLNKLNTFPTFRRQIRAWLKSGVMEGKEFSPTFEGTPQGGVVSPLLANIALHGMEDKIKSIAGSFDMKRPNGYQLPLRDKKDSVSIIRYADDFVILHKDLAVVHRCKEVVTEWLADMGLELKPSKTRIAHTLENHKEEKAGFNFLGFNIRQYKVGKYTSGRDSKGQILGFKTLTTPSKESQERHYQKICEVIDKYKGQSQAVLIAKLNPIIRGWCNYFSIGVSQKVFSRLDYLIFWKLFKWGIKRHRNKGRKWVKSKYFRRIGGDKWAFATPREGSNPMVLMKHSRTAIIRHVKVKGDKSPYDGDLIYWSSRMGKHPEMPKRTASLLKKQKGKCAHCGLFFRDGDLLEVDHIVPYSKGGKDEYKNWQLLHRHCHDEKTRTDGSYNRVVSIIPEDYRWENDMLVTC from the coding sequence ATGAACACGGACAACCGATGTATTAAATGGGGCGATATCGATTGGCATGAGGTCGAGAGAGTCGTCTATAAGCTCCAAAAGCGCATCTACAAAGCGTCTCGTCGTGGTGATGTCAAAGCAGTTCGCAGACTCCAGAAATTGTTAGTAAAGTCTTGGTCGGCTAAGGTTTTAGCGGTGCGTAGAGTTACACAGGATAATCAGGGCAAAAAGACGGCGGGAGTGGATGGGGTTAAATCCTTGTCCCCAGTAGCACGTATGAAGCTCGTAAATAATCTGAAACTGAGTTCAAAGGTTAAACCAACTCGGAGGGTTAAGATTCCGAAGCCTAATGGGGAGGAAAGACCTTTGGGAATACCTACCATGTATGACCGTGCGCTACAAGCGTTAGTAAAACTAGCCTTAGAACCTGAATGGGAGGCGGTTTTCGAGCCAAATTCTTACGGGTTTCGAGCAGGACGTTCAGCCCATGATGCCATACGGGCAATTTTCGACGCTATTCGGTACAAACCTAAATACGTGCTTGATGCGGATATATCTAAATGTTTCGACCGTATCGACCACGAGAGACTTCTGAATAAATTAAATACCTTCCCCACGTTTCGGAGGCAAATCCGAGCGTGGCTCAAGTCAGGGGTAATGGAAGGCAAGGAGTTTTCACCAACGTTTGAGGGTACGCCACAAGGTGGGGTCGTATCTCCACTATTGGCTAATATCGCACTACACGGTATGGAAGATAAGATTAAATCTATTGCTGGCAGTTTTGATATGAAACGTCCAAATGGATATCAATTACCATTAAGGGATAAAAAAGATTCTGTTAGTATAATCCGATATGCGGATGATTTTGTAATCTTACATAAAGATCTAGCCGTTGTTCATAGATGTAAAGAGGTTGTCACAGAATGGTTGGCGGACATGGGTTTAGAATTAAAACCGAGTAAAACTAGAATCGCCCACACCCTTGAAAATCATAAAGAAGAAAAAGCAGGATTTAACTTCTTAGGCTTTAATATCCGCCAATACAAGGTGGGTAAATATACATCAGGAAGGGATTCAAAAGGTCAGATTCTGGGATTCAAAACGCTCACCACCCCTAGTAAGGAAAGTCAAGAAAGGCACTATCAGAAGATATGTGAGGTAATAGATAAGTATAAAGGACAGTCTCAAGCTGTTCTGATTGCTAAACTTAATCCCATAATCAGAGGTTGGTGTAATTACTTCTCTATAGGAGTAAGTCAAAAGGTCTTCTCAAGACTAGATTATCTGATTTTCTGGAAACTATTCAAATGGGGTATAAAACGTCATCGAAACAAAGGGAGAAAGTGGGTAAAATCCAAATACTTCCGAAGGATAGGTGGCGATAAATGGGCGTTTGCTACTCCTCGTGAAGGGTCTAATCCTATGGTGCTAATGAAGCACTCACGAACAGCAATCATCCGCCATGTCAAAGTTAAGGGAGATAAAAGCCCCTATGACGGCGACCTAATCTATTGGAGTTCAAGAATGGGCAAACACCCTGAGATGCCTAAGCGAACAGCATCGTTGCTCAAGAAGCAGAAAGGGAAATGCGCTCACTGCGGATTGTTTTTCCGAGATGGAGACTTATTAGAGGTTGACCATATCGTCCCCTACTCTAAAGGTGGTAAGGATGAATATAAAAACTGGCAACTGCTCCATCGACACTGCCACGATGAAAAGACCAGAACGGATGGGAGCTACAATCGAGTGGTTTCCATTATCCCAGAGGATTACCGATGGGAAAACGATATGCTGGTGACGTGCTGA
- the ltrA gene encoding group II intron reverse transcriptase/maturase has product MNQIRYKCDARTKTFLMLWLGFGFNLMAETEWSQIDWKEVEIRVFKLQKRIYRASQSGDVAKVHKLQRLLLRSWCAKLLAVRRISQDNQGKNTAGIDGVKSLSPKQRLSLAENLTLTGKGKSLRRVWIPKPGRKEKRGLGIPVMEDRARQALLKLALEPEWEAKFEPNSYGFRPGRSCHDACGAIYSAIKQKSKWVLDADISKCFDRINHNVLLQKLNTTPTMARQIRAWLKSGVLDRGDWFPTNEGTPQGGVISPLLANIALHGLEEYIKQWTETWKGKKQTNIKSISLIRYADDFVVLHKDKSIIQQAKTLIEQWLHGLGLEISESKTRICHTLHDTEETKAGFDFLGWNVRQYKVGKRHSGKNTNGNLLGFKTIIKPSDKSIKTHYEKIVEVLDSMKGKSQEVIIDKLNPIIMGWCNYHKTVCSKETFQHIDNSVYNKLRRWTKRRHPNKTLKWCEERYFHLTKEKNLDGEKRNAKWVFSTPSDVPNSPVAGTHELWKHAWTPIERHIKIEGTRSPYDGDWRYWSKRRGEYPGTPKRVATLMKRQKGKCTRCGLYFKDGDVEEVDHIIPKAEGGRDDYKNLQLLHRHCHHQKTAEDRQRQMDNKGQKKTQKKTKKGRKSETKQGSAVNTA; this is encoded by the coding sequence ATGAACCAAATCAGGTATAAATGTGATGCTCGGACAAAGACCTTTTTAATGCTCTGGTTAGGCTTTGGGTTTAATCTCATGGCAGAGACGGAGTGGAGTCAGATTGACTGGAAGGAGGTTGAAATACGGGTGTTTAAGCTCCAAAAGCGGATTTATCGAGCTTCTCAAAGTGGTGACGTGGCTAAAGTTCACAAACTCCAAAGATTATTGTTACGGTCTTGGTGTGCCAAGCTCTTAGCAGTACGGCGCATTTCGCAGGATAACCAAGGTAAAAATACCGCAGGGATAGATGGGGTGAAAAGCCTAAGTCCTAAACAACGGTTGAGCCTTGCTGAAAACCTGACCCTTACAGGGAAGGGGAAATCCTTAAGACGGGTCTGGATTCCAAAACCAGGTCGCAAAGAAAAACGTGGCTTGGGTATTCCAGTAATGGAAGACCGTGCGAGGCAAGCACTTCTCAAATTGGCTTTAGAACCAGAATGGGAAGCAAAATTCGAGCCTAACTCATACGGATTCAGACCAGGACGTTCTTGCCATGATGCGTGCGGAGCAATATATTCGGCTATCAAACAAAAATCCAAATGGGTTTTAGATGCTGACATTTCAAAATGCTTCGACCGCATAAATCACAATGTTCTCTTACAAAAACTGAATACAACCCCGACTATGGCTCGACAAATTCGAGCTTGGTTGAAATCGGGGGTATTGGATAGAGGCGATTGGTTTCCAACAAATGAGGGAACACCACAAGGAGGGGTGATAAGTCCTCTATTGGCAAACATCGCCCTGCATGGACTTGAAGAGTACATAAAACAATGGACTGAAACTTGGAAAGGGAAAAAACAAACTAATATTAAAAGTATCTCTCTTATCAGGTATGCAGATGATTTCGTTGTTCTCCACAAGGATAAATCCATCATCCAACAGGCGAAAACGCTTATTGAACAGTGGTTACATGGCTTAGGCTTAGAAATAAGCGAGAGCAAGACGAGAATTTGCCATACCTTGCATGATACGGAAGAAACGAAAGCAGGGTTCGACTTTCTAGGGTGGAACGTCCGACAATATAAGGTCGGGAAGAGACACTCAGGAAAAAACACAAATGGCAATTTACTCGGATTCAAAACAATAATTAAACCTAGCGACAAGAGTATCAAAACACATTACGAAAAGATTGTTGAAGTATTAGATTCAATGAAAGGTAAATCCCAAGAGGTAATCATTGATAAACTTAATCCCATCATCATGGGTTGGTGCAACTATCACAAAACAGTCTGCTCGAAAGAAACGTTCCAACACATAGACAACTCAGTCTATAACAAATTACGTCGCTGGACAAAACGCCGTCATCCTAATAAAACCCTCAAATGGTGTGAAGAAAGATACTTTCATTTGACTAAGGAGAAAAATTTAGATGGAGAAAAGAGAAACGCAAAATGGGTCTTTTCAACTCCTTCCGATGTACCAAACTCTCCTGTTGCGGGTACGCACGAACTGTGGAAACACGCATGGACACCAATTGAAAGACATATAAAAATCGAGGGTACGAGGTCTCCTTACGATGGAGACTGGCGGTACTGGAGTAAACGTCGGGGTGAATATCCTGGCACACCAAAACGGGTTGCTACTCTGATGAAGCGCCAGAAAGGCAAATGTACCCGTTGTGGACTTTACTTTAAGGATGGAGATGTAGAAGAAGTTGACCACATCATCCCCAAAGCTGAAGGGGGTAGAGATGACTACAAGAACTTACAGTTACTCCATCGTCATTGTCACCATCAAAAAACTGCCGAAGACCGACAACGACAAATGGATAATAAGGGTCAAAAGAAAACCCAAAAGAAAACCAAGAAAGGTCGTAAATCGGAAACTAAGCAGGGAAGTGCTGTTAACACAGCGTAG
- a CDS encoding zinc ribbon domain-containing protein, which translates to MTKDNIKYKVEEAGGIYAEVSTRTVKPTQRCAKCWKLTKKTLSDRVHVCKHCGHSEDRECDSFSLNTPLW; encoded by the coding sequence ATGACTAAAGACAACATCAAATACAAGGTTGAGGAAGCAGGTGGTATTTACGCCGAAGTTTCTACTCGAACAGTTAAACCAACTCAACGCTGTGCCAAATGTTGGAAATTAACTAAGAAAACCTTAAGCGATAGAGTCCATGTCTGCAAGCATTGTGGTCATTCCGAAGATCGCGAGTGCGATTCGTTCAGTCTAAACACACCTTTATGGTGA
- a CDS encoding RNA-guided endonuclease InsQ/TnpB family protein — MVTTRRVTFKLYPKKSAEQKLHYTRKAHCDLYNAALSHRKTQYQKFGNSISYFDQQNSLPTFKEELPEYKQFGSHTLQATLKRVDFGFQRFFKGLGKYPRFKKRRNYRGWTYPDKAGWKAHSDGKNGYLELKDLGLKIQMRGQARTWGVPNTCTIFWDGKDWYASITVQCEPTRETGKGAIGLDFGCKVAVATSNGEFIEAPKFQAKAQEKVNQLSKNLRRKRRPEKGKVKASRRWKKHQKQISKVKRKVSNKRHDWSHQVAAQIVSDNSMVATEKLTLKGMTRKACMQGQKAESWSKPFFA, encoded by the coding sequence ATGGTTACAACTCGTCGAGTCACCTTCAAACTTTATCCAAAAAAGTCCGCAGAGCAAAAACTTCATTATACTAGGAAAGCCCACTGCGACTTATACAATGCTGCGCTCTCCCATCGGAAGACACAGTATCAAAAGTTTGGCAACTCGATTAGTTACTTTGACCAACAGAATAGTCTTCCAACGTTTAAGGAGGAATTGCCAGAATATAAACAGTTTGGCAGTCATACCCTCCAAGCCACTCTAAAAAGAGTTGATTTTGGATTCCAACGCTTCTTCAAAGGATTAGGAAAATACCCTAGATTCAAAAAAAGAAGGAATTATCGGGGTTGGACTTATCCCGATAAAGCAGGCTGGAAGGCTCATTCTGACGGGAAAAATGGTTATTTAGAGCTTAAAGACTTGGGATTAAAAATCCAAATGCGAGGTCAAGCAAGAACTTGGGGTGTTCCTAATACTTGTACTATCTTTTGGGATGGAAAAGATTGGTATGCCTCGATTACAGTTCAGTGCGAACCAACCAGAGAGACAGGTAAAGGAGCAATTGGGTTAGACTTTGGGTGTAAGGTAGCAGTTGCGACTTCTAACGGTGAGTTTATCGAAGCTCCCAAATTCCAAGCCAAAGCTCAAGAAAAAGTCAATCAACTTTCTAAGAACCTCCGACGGAAACGTCGTCCAGAAAAAGGAAAGGTAAAAGCCTCTCGCAGATGGAAGAAACATCAAAAGCAAATTAGCAAGGTTAAGCGTAAAGTTTCTAATAAGAGACATGATTGGTCGCATCAAGTAGCAGCACAAATAGTTAGCGATAATAGCATGGTTGCTACAGAGAAACTAACGCTCAAAGGAATGACTCGCAAAGCTTGCATGCAAGGGCAAAAAGCAGAAAGCTGGTCTAAACCGTTCTTTGCTTGA
- the tnpA gene encoding IS200/IS605 family transposase has translation MSIKPRKGSHSVFSVRLHFVFVTHYRRKIITAQMLERLREMSWQVCKKMDCELIEMSGESDHVHLLVDFHPRNSISAVAGSLKSSTSRAMKKDFPEQVRRFYKEGISFWSKSYYVASSGGAPIEKLKDYIKAQNEPKL, from the coding sequence GTGTCAATCAAACCAAGAAAGGGTTCTCATAGCGTTTTTAGCGTGCGACTGCACTTTGTTTTTGTTACCCACTATAGAAGAAAGATAATAACAGCACAAATGTTAGAACGACTTCGAGAGATGAGTTGGCAGGTTTGTAAGAAGATGGATTGTGAGTTGATTGAAATGTCTGGAGAATCAGATCACGTACATCTCTTGGTTGATTTCCATCCAAGAAACTCGATATCTGCTGTAGCAGGGTCTCTGAAGTCATCCACTAGCAGAGCAATGAAAAAAGATTTCCCAGAACAAGTAAGGCGATTTTATAAGGAGGGAATATCTTTTTGGTCTAAGTCCTATTATGTTGCATCTTCTGGAGGTGCGCCTATTGAGAAGTTAAAAGACTACATTAAAGCACAAAATGAACCAAAACTTTAG
- a CDS encoding DUF6887 family protein, whose product MNLSELNETQLKQYLSEHRNDDDKFSSALRELMSRDPNPTWYPPTGWEETGRIIQQKIKEMEE is encoded by the coding sequence ATGAATTTAAGTGAACTTAATGAAACACAGTTAAAACAATATCTTTCAGAGCATCGTAACGATGATGATAAGTTTTCTTCTGCTTTACGAGAATTAATGAGTCGCGATCCTAATCCAACTTGGTATCCTCCTACAGGTTGGGAAGAAACGGGACGAATCATTCAACAGAAAATTAAGGAGATGGAAGAGTGA
- a CDS encoding DUF6888 family protein — protein sequence MPTYQQCLQALILSQWLSNCYQPINVYRYDSQQETIYIQAGEEDNIALIIPPDGEWRFV from the coding sequence ATGCCAACTTACCAACAATGCTTACAGGCGTTAATCTTATCTCAGTGGTTATCAAACTGCTATCAACCCATCAATGTTTATCGATATGATAGTCAGCAAGAGACAATTTATATCCAAGCGGGCGAGGAAGACAACATCGCGCTGATTATACCCCCCGATGGGGAATGGAGGTTTGTATGA
- a CDS encoding DnaJ domain-containing protein: MELAECYRLLELKPDADVDMIKASYRRLARRYHPDVNPNNREEAHQKFIQVTEAYKLVLERVSKQEKSAPSSSKTEAKTTVKRKSPPASKFDQKVKWEAYEQLQDLLQQGKFVRATTLVESLAKRFPNDSEVRQWQGITYQQRGRQLIKEQQFDLARTFLKKALSTDPHNRRLWYEVDRDFQRLDPLL; the protein is encoded by the coding sequence ATGGAACTAGCGGAATGTTACCGATTATTAGAATTAAAGCCCGATGCAGATGTGGACATGATCAAAGCCTCTTATCGACGGTTGGCGAGACGTTATCATCCTGATGTCAATCCTAACAACCGAGAAGAAGCGCACCAGAAGTTTATTCAGGTGACAGAAGCCTATAAGTTGGTTTTAGAACGAGTTTCTAAACAGGAAAAGTCTGCTCCCTCTTCATCGAAAACTGAGGCGAAAACCACAGTTAAACGGAAGTCTCCTCCCGCTTCTAAGTTTGATCAAAAAGTCAAATGGGAGGCGTATGAACAATTACAGGATTTACTACAACAAGGAAAGTTTGTACGAGCGACGACTCTAGTGGAAAGTTTGGCGAAACGGTTTCCTAATGATTCAGAGGTGCGACAATGGCAAGGGATTACTTATCAGCAACGGGGACGACAGTTAATCAAGGAACAACAGTTTGATTTGGCAAGAACTTTCCTGAAAAAGGCTTTAAGTACAGACCCACACAACCGCCGTCTTTGGTATGAGGTCGATCGAGATTTTCAACGTCTTGACCCTCTTTTGTGA
- a CDS encoding CRR6 family NdhI maturation factor → MTITIKLTQDSIDRLDLSPLKKELDPILSGGNLTEYEQQFQFEFDYPRNPTDPRELSEVPEIRLWFLRLDTVYPWFIFFLHWRNGELARYTAMLVPHQFSRAEGIQFNPEALELFVMRKVFVLYDWLLEKEISGYGRIISFSQMLGYEVEESFFESLADVD, encoded by the coding sequence ATGACTATAACCATCAAGTTAACTCAAGATAGCATCGATCGTTTAGACTTATCACCCCTAAAAAAGGAATTAGACCCAATTTTAAGTGGGGGAAACCTCACGGAATACGAACAACAATTCCAATTTGAGTTTGATTATCCCCGTAATCCCACTGATCCCCGCGAGCTTTCAGAAGTTCCCGAAATTAGGCTTTGGTTTTTGCGTTTGGACACGGTTTATCCTTGGTTTATTTTCTTTCTCCACTGGCGCAATGGCGAATTAGCCCGTTATACAGCGATGTTAGTTCCCCATCAGTTTAGTCGCGCTGAGGGGATTCAGTTTAACCCAGAAGCTCTAGAATTATTTGTGATGAGAAAGGTTTTTGTTTTATATGATTGGTTACTGGAAAAAGAGATTTCTGGTTACGGACGGATTATTAGTTTTAGTCAGATGTTGGGATATGAGGTAGAGGAATCGTTTTTTGAAAGTTTAGCTGATGTGGATTGA
- a CDS encoding tetratricopeptide repeat protein, producing the protein MSLKKNWLLSLLACAGMWSITLPASAQALLPHTLEPNPENLEQQGLALAQDAAQLVRFQQYDQALARAKVATQLAPETYQPWFIWGSLAARNENTDQAIVALKKARELAPEEARVLFTLGSTYFQKGDYNQAVATIEAGLNLEPNSPEALFDLGNAYLKLNEYDSAIASYEKAYTLEEGFWPAINNIGLIQYEQGDISQAIKNWRTAAEIAQNPTEPRLAIAVALYQQGNQEKALSLGKKALTSDSRYANLDFLEENLWGKTLLSDTAAFFASPVMEGTISRLQVNPTEDN; encoded by the coding sequence ATGAGTTTAAAAAAGAATTGGCTACTTTCACTCCTTGCTTGCGCTGGAATGTGGAGTATAACACTTCCCGCTTCCGCACAAGCATTACTCCCACATACTTTAGAACCAAATCCAGAAAATTTAGAACAACAAGGGTTAGCACTAGCACAAGATGCCGCGCAACTGGTACGCTTTCAGCAGTATGATCAGGCGTTAGCACGAGCAAAAGTGGCGACCCAACTTGCTCCTGAAACCTATCAACCCTGGTTTATTTGGGGAAGTCTCGCAGCGAGAAACGAAAACACGGATCAGGCGATCGTGGCGTTGAAAAAGGCGCGAGAATTAGCACCAGAAGAAGCACGAGTGTTATTTACCCTCGGTTCAACTTATTTCCAGAAAGGAGATTATAACCAAGCCGTAGCAACGATCGAAGCAGGTTTAAACCTAGAACCCAATTCCCCAGAAGCACTGTTTGATCTGGGAAACGCTTATCTGAAACTCAACGAATACGATAGCGCGATCGCATCCTATGAAAAAGCCTATACCCTCGAAGAAGGATTTTGGCCCGCCATTAATAATATTGGCTTGATTCAATACGAACAAGGAGACATCTCCCAAGCCATCAAAAATTGGCGCACCGCCGCCGAAATTGCACAAAATCCCACAGAACCCAGACTCGCCATTGCGGTAGCCCTTTATCAACAGGGAAACCAAGAAAAAGCGCTCTCTCTCGGAAAAAAAGCTCTGACTTCTGACAGTCGATATGCTAACCTCGATTTCTTAGAGGAAAACCTCTGGGGAAAAACCTTACTCTCGGATACAGCAGCGTTTTTCGCGTCACCGGTGATGGAAGGGACAATCAGTCGTTTACAAGTTAACCCCACTGAGGATAATTAG
- a CDS encoding DNA gyrase/topoisomerase IV subunit A has translation MAKQLNLMGDAQIIPTSLHTEMEQSYLEYAMSVIVGRALPDVRDGLKPVHRRILYAMHELGLTPDRPFRKCARVVGDVLGKYHPHGDQAVYDALVRMVQEFSTRYPLLAGHGNFGSLDNDPPAAMRYTETRLASIAQESLLNNIGEATVDFVGNFDNSQQEPVVLPAQLPLLLLNGCSGIAVGMATNIPPHNLGEVVNGLIKLIDQPNLSDEKLWELIPAPDFPTGGEIIDLEGVRDAYRTGRGTIRVRGVVKVEHLHSETKSRGKGKGKRKRDRDALVVTEFPYQVNKAAWIEKVAELVNGGRIEGIADIRDESDRAGVRVVIELKRDVSPNTVLEQLYHQTALQSNFGTILLALVDNAPRQLSLRQLLDNFLQFREETLTRQYTHQLEGARKRLHLAEGLLAALKNLDTVIDILRNAPDGSTAKAQLQVQLGMTDEQGDSILAMPMRRLTGLERQKLEKEVTELQTEIGQLETLLGDRNELLKALKKELRSLKRRFGNERRTRIVTTEKKTKSNPVAKEKATSPQKTSQATPPDSALIEITQQGKVYWCEEATTEKESKTKDFVVFRSKIPQEQPLITITDFGKAYSLKTDGITPVSAKQKTSLNKVLQGMNPQTEETLLHHLPLPQQDVILLTQQGRIKRLSASEVASIGNRGLSLIRLKEGDRLADFCLTATGENLLLATSSGRILRFIVNDQQLPVTSRTAQGNLATRLWQSETPVGCVSLQADEAVLVISQQGYAKRLSVNTIRRGSRGDIGTQCLQFINRFDRVVGMIEARSDNDKVKVLTNQKRVLTLNLKDIPFAGKDGVGDRVITLKSEEAIAEIISIINY, from the coding sequence ATGGCAAAACAGTTAAATCTTATGGGTGATGCTCAAATTATCCCCACCTCACTCCATACCGAGATGGAGCAATCTTATCTAGAATATGCGATGAGTGTGATTGTGGGACGGGCGCTTCCTGATGTTCGAGATGGCTTAAAGCCAGTTCATCGGCGGATTTTGTATGCTATGCACGAGTTGGGGTTAACCCCCGATCGACCTTTTCGCAAATGCGCTCGTGTGGTGGGAGATGTTTTGGGGAAATATCATCCCCATGGCGATCAAGCGGTGTATGATGCACTGGTGCGGATGGTGCAGGAGTTTTCGACTCGTTATCCTTTACTCGCGGGGCATGGTAATTTTGGCTCTTTAGATAATGATCCCCCGGCGGCGATGCGTTACACGGAAACCCGTCTCGCTTCGATCGCCCAAGAATCCCTCTTAAATAACATTGGTGAAGCAACTGTTGATTTTGTCGGCAACTTTGATAATTCTCAACAAGAGCCAGTGGTATTACCCGCACAATTGCCATTACTGCTGCTGAATGGTTGCTCTGGGATTGCGGTGGGAATGGCGACAAATATTCCCCCTCATAATTTAGGGGAAGTGGTGAATGGCTTAATTAAACTCATTGATCAGCCGAATTTATCCGATGAGAAGTTATGGGAGTTAATTCCCGCGCCTGATTTTCCCACTGGTGGCGAAATTATTGATTTAGAAGGGGTACGGGATGCTTATCGCACCGGACGGGGAACGATTCGAGTGCGTGGGGTGGTGAAGGTGGAGCATCTCCATTCTGAGACGAAATCGAGAGGGAAAGGAAAAGGGAAACGAAAGCGCGATCGAGATGCGTTAGTCGTAACCGAATTTCCCTACCAAGTGAATAAAGCGGCTTGGATTGAAAAAGTTGCTGAATTAGTCAATGGCGGACGCATAGAAGGAATTGCCGATATTCGTGATGAAAGCGATCGCGCTGGGGTGCGAGTGGTGATTGAATTAAAGCGCGATGTCTCTCCGAATACGGTATTAGAACAGCTTTATCACCAAACCGCATTACAATCGAATTTTGGGACGATTTTACTAGCATTAGTGGATAATGCGCCTCGTCAGCTATCCTTACGACAATTATTAGACAATTTCCTGCAATTTCGAGAAGAGACTCTCACCCGACAATATACCCATCAGCTAGAAGGGGCGAGAAAACGGTTACATCTCGCGGAAGGATTACTCGCAGCCCTCAAAAATTTAGATACAGTGATCGATATTCTGAGAAATGCTCCCGATGGTAGCACCGCCAAAGCGCAGTTACAGGTACAGTTGGGAATGACCGATGAGCAGGGAGACTCGATCTTAGCAATGCCAATGCGCCGTTTAACGGGGTTAGAGCGACAAAAGTTAGAGAAGGAAGTGACGGAGTTACAAACGGAAATTGGTCAGTTAGAGACGTTGTTGGGCGATCGCAATGAGTTACTGAAGGCGTTAAAAAAAGAGCTTCGATCGCTGAAAAGACGGTTTGGGAATGAAAGACGCACTCGCATTGTCACCACAGAAAAGAAAACTAAATCAAATCCTGTTGCTAAAGAGAAAGCCACATCTCCCCAAAAAACATCACAAGCAACTCCTCCCGATTCCGCGCTGATTGAGATTACTCAACAGGGAAAAGTCTATTGGTGTGAAGAAGCAACTACGGAAAAAGAGAGTAAAACTAAGGATTTTGTCGTATTTCGGAGCAAAATTCCACAAGAGCAACCGTTAATCACGATTACTGATTTTGGGAAAGCGTACAGCTTAAAAACAGATGGTATTACTCCTGTTTCTGCTAAACAAAAAACATCCCTCAATAAAGTGTTACAAGGGATGAATCCGCAAACGGAAGAAACGCTTTTACACCATCTTCCTTTACCGCAACAAGATGTTATCCTGTTGACACAGCAAGGACGGATTAAACGCTTGTCAGCGTCGGAAGTCGCATCGATCGGGAATCGGGGATTAAGTTTAATTCGCTTAAAAGAGGGCGATCGGCTCGCCGATTTCTGTTTAACCGCAACTGGGGAAAACTTGCTTTTAGCCACCTCTAGCGGTAGGATTCTACGGTTTATCGTCAATGATCAACAACTTCCTGTAACGAGTCGCACCGCACAAGGGAATTTAGCAACAAGGTTATGGCAATCAGAAACGCCAGTGGGTTGTGTTTCTCTCCAAGCTGATGAGGCAGTTTTAGTAATCTCACAACAAGGCTATGCGAAACGTCTTTCTGTAAATACGATTCGACGGGGAAGTCGGGGTGATATTGGAACGCAATGTCTGCAATTTATTAATCGTTTCGATCGAGTTGTAGGAATGATAGAAGCTCGATCGGACAATGACAAGGTGAAAGTATTGACAAATCAAAAACGAGTGCTGACTTTAAACCTGAAAGATATTCCCTTCGCGGGGAAAGATGGAGTGGGCGATCGCGTGATTACTCTAAAATCAGAAGAAGCGATCGCCGAGATCATATCGATCATTAATTATTGA
- the psb28 gene encoding photosystem II reaction center protein Psb28 — MTETLPTIEFFEGLPEEVSDVRLRKEKSTGCHNVLMIFEKLEALERFNSFRQRFSKALNLTDSEGKISVEPDSLRFIYGGPEGDDLQRVECSFVIEQDDHWDRFMRFMERYAEANGMGYQDQNNQ; from the coding sequence ATGACTGAAACCTTACCAACGATCGAGTTTTTCGAGGGGCTTCCCGAAGAAGTGAGCGATGTTCGGCTTCGTAAAGAAAAATCTACTGGTTGTCATAATGTGCTGATGATTTTTGAAAAACTAGAAGCCTTAGAACGGTTTAATAGTTTTCGTCAACGATTTTCTAAGGCGTTAAATTTAACTGATTCAGAAGGAAAAATATCCGTTGAACCTGACTCTTTACGCTTTATTTATGGTGGCCCCGAAGGAGATGATTTACAACGAGTCGAATGTTCTTTTGTGATTGAACAAGATGACCATTGGGACAGATTCATGCGTTTTATGGAACGTTATGCTGAAGCCAATGGGATGGGATATCAGGATCAAAATAATCAATAA